The segment AAATGTTCCCCATGCTGAAATTTTAGAAAAAGCAAAACCAATCTTAGCTGAAAAAGGCATTGATTTAGAAATTAAAGTATTCCAAGACTATATCCTTCCGAATAAATCGTTAGAATCTAAAGAATTGGATGCGAACTATTTCCAACACATTCCTTACCTTGAGCAACAAATTAAAGAAAATGGTTATGATTTTGTAAATGCTGGTGCAATTCACATTGAACCAATGGCTGTTTACTCTAAAAAATACAAAAGCTTAAGCGATCTTCCAGATGGTGCAACAGTTATTTTCTCTAACTCAGTAGCAGAACAAGGACGTGTGCTTTCTTTATTGGAAAAAGGCGGCTTAATCAAGCTTAAAGATGGCGTTGAAAAAGTAGATGCTACAATTGATGACATTGCTGAAAACCCAAAGAATATCAAGTTCAAACCAGATTATGAGCCATCCCTATTGCCTCAAATCTATAACAATGACGAAGGTGATGCTGTTGTTATCAATGCTAACTATGCGTTAGATGCAGGCTTAAACCCAGTTGATGATTCTATTGAAATTGAAGGCAGTGAGTCTCCATATGCAAACATCATCACAGTTCGCAAAGAGGACGAGAACAAAGAAGAAATCAAAACACTTGTTGAGGTTCTTCAATCTAAAGAAATCCAAGACTTCATTAATGAAGAATATAAAGGTGCAGTTATCCCTGTATCTGAATAATATTAAAAGAAACGCTTTAGGCTTTTGCCTAGAGCGTTTTTTTTTAGGAATAAGAATGCCCGCAAATATCAATACTAAGTTTGCAATTCAATACTGTGATAATGCCGTATAAATGACTTTTATAAAGTTAATTTTTTTGAAAAATGGAGGAATTATTGATGGATATGCAAACACATGGTTCAATTGGGAATGCGATTCACAACTATAAAGAAGGCATGGGAACTTTTACAAAAAAAATGCCTGAGCTTGCTGAATTATTTAACGCTTATACAGAAAAATGCTTTCAAGAGGGTCATTTATCTCAAAAGGAAAAGCAGCTTATCGCCCTTGGAATAAGTCTTTATTCTCAAGATGAGTACTGTATTATCTATCATGTTAAAGGCTGTATTGACCAAGGAGCAACAGAAGCGGAGATTCTTGAGGCAATTGGTGTCACTGCCGCTTTTGGTGGCGGAGCTGTTATGAGTCAGGCCGTTACGTTAGTTCAAGAAGCAATGACAGAATTTACATCTATCCAGCAATAATTTGGATGCAAAAGTAAGGAGCCGGGTTTAGAGTGTATCTCCCGGCTCCTTCTTCGTGATTTTTTAGAGATATATAATAAGGAAGTAAAATGTATTTTGCATAAAATCTGAATGCTTCCGGATGGTATGAAATTCCACCAATATACTACAAGAAAATGAAATAATCGGGATATTTTTAAAAATAAACAATATTTGTTATTATTATGTATAACGTACAAATAAGTTTAAGGCATCAAAGGTTGCCATTAGATTTTATTTGTTATAAGATTAGAATGATAATAAATTGATAATGAAGTTTCGACAATTTTGTGAACAAAACTTCTTTTACTGTGGAGGTATTAAATAATGGGTCAATCTAAATTAGTAATTAATGACTTACATGTAGCAATTGATGAGAAAGAAATTATCAAGGGGTTAAACCTTGAAGTTAAAGGCGGAGAAATCCATGCAATCATGGGACCAAATGGTACTGGTAAATCAACTCTTTCTTCTGCAATCATGGGACATCCTAAGTATGAAGTAACAAGCGGAAGTGTTTCTCTTGATGACGAGGATGTATTGGAAATGGAAGTAGACGAGCGTGCACGTGCTGGCCTTTTCTTGGCAATGCAATACCCAAGTGAAATCAGCGGTGTCACAAATGCTGACTTCTTGCGTTCTGCACTTAACAGCAGACTAGGCGAAGGCAATGAAATTTCATTGATGAAATTTATCCGTAAAATGGACAGCAACATGGAATTCTTGGAAATGGATCCAGATATGGCACAAAGATACTTGAATGAAGGTTTCTCTGGCGGTGAAAAGAAGCGTAATGAGATTCTTCAATTGATGATGCTTGAACCGAAAATTGCTATTTTAGATGAAATCGATTCTGGTTTGGATATCGATGCATTGAAAGTCGTTTCTAAAGGAATCAACCAA is part of the Niallia taxi genome and harbors:
- the sufC gene encoding Fe-S cluster assembly ATPase SufC; translation: MGQSKLVINDLHVAIDEKEIIKGLNLEVKGGEIHAIMGPNGTGKSTLSSAIMGHPKYEVTSGSVSLDDEDVLEMEVDERARAGLFLAMQYPSEISGVTNADFLRSALNSRLGEGNEISLMKFIRKMDSNMEFLEMDPDMAQRYLNEGFSGGEKKRNEILQLMMLEPKIAILDEIDSGLDIDALKVVSKGINQMRGEDFGCLIITHYQRLLNYITPDFVHVMMQGRIVKSGGPELAARLEAEGYDWIKQELGIEDETVGQEA
- the metQ gene encoding methionine ABC transporter substrate-binding lipoprotein MetQ translates to MKKLLSLLFALTLLLALAACGASKDEDSSSDSSDTKKLVVGASNVPHAEILEKAKPILAEKGIDLEIKVFQDYILPNKSLESKELDANYFQHIPYLEQQIKENGYDFVNAGAIHIEPMAVYSKKYKSLSDLPDGATVIFSNSVAEQGRVLSLLEKGGLIKLKDGVEKVDATIDDIAENPKNIKFKPDYEPSLLPQIYNNDEGDAVVINANYALDAGLNPVDDSIEIEGSESPYANIITVRKEDENKEEIKTLVEVLQSKEIQDFINEEYKGAVIPVSE
- a CDS encoding carboxymuconolactone decarboxylase family protein, giving the protein MDMQTHGSIGNAIHNYKEGMGTFTKKMPELAELFNAYTEKCFQEGHLSQKEKQLIALGISLYSQDEYCIIYHVKGCIDQGATEAEILEAIGVTAAFGGGAVMSQAVTLVQEAMTEFTSIQQ